The Pogona vitticeps strain Pit_001003342236 chromosome 3, PviZW2.1, whole genome shotgun sequence genome includes a window with the following:
- the C3H21orf91 gene encoding protein EURL homolog isoform X1, with translation MSKSCKSVPVFRDTMNEEQFVNIDLNDDNVCSVCKLGTERETLSFCHICFELNLEGIPKSDLLHTRSLRGHRDCFEKFHLIANQSCPRSKLSKSTYAELKNILSKKINWIIQYAQNKDLDLDTEDSKQTEHRLFSFRRQRERKLLPQFDSQVPKYSAKWIDGNSGSISNCSQNILKPRESSDFKLDVLQQTGTAFCCGSSLWSNHNQSSESEKTKEDSDTSVQRRYPQYSREQLNMMTLGEVEQLNKKFLKQIQDVFEELTQQVQEKDSLASQLNVRHIAIEQLLKNCSKLPCLQMGRAAMKSNTSI, from the exons ATGAGTAAAAGCTGCAAGTCTGTTCCAGTTTTTAG gGACACTATGAACGAAGAGCAGTTTGTTAACATTGATTTGAATGATGATAATGTTTGCAGTGTGTGCAAATTAGGAACAGAAAGGGAGACACTCTCATTTTGCCATATTTGTTTTGAGCTAAACCTTGAAG GTATACCAAAATCTGATCTTCTGCATACAAGATCATTAAGGGGACACAGAGACTGCTTTGAGAAGTTCCATTTAATAGCAAATCAGAGTTGCCCACGGTCAAAACTTTCTAAGAGTACATATGCAGAACTGAAAAATATCTTGAGCAAAAAAATTAACTGGATTATACAATATGCACAAAACAAAGATTTGGATTTGGATACTGAAGATTCAAAACAAACGGAGCACCGGCTTTTTAGCTTTAgacgtcagagagagagaaagctactTCCACAATTTGATTCTCAGGTCCCTAAATATTCTGCAAAATGGATAGATGGGAACTCTGGGAGTATCTCAAACTGTTCACAAAATATTCTGAAGCCAAGAGAATCCAGTGATTTTAAACTTGATGTACTGCAACAAACGGGTACTGCATTTTGTTGCGGTAGTTCATTGTGGTCAAATCATAACCAGTCTTCAGAGTCAGAAAAAACTAAAGAGGACTCAGATACTTCTGTCCAAAGAAGATATCCCCAGTACAGCAGGGAGCAAT TGAATATGATGACTCTTGGGGAGGTGGAACAACTGAATAAGAAGTTTCTCAAGCAAATACAAG ATGTGTTTGAAGAGCTGACTCAACAAGTACAAGAAAAAGACTCATTGGCTTCACAACTTAATGTCCGTCATATTGCTATAGAGCAGTTGCTAAAGAACTGTTCCAAATTGCCATGTCTACAGATGGGACGAGCAGCAATGAAATCTAACACATCCATATAG
- the C3H21orf91 gene encoding protein EURL homolog isoform X3 translates to MSKSCKSVPVFRDTMNEEQFVNIDLNDDNVCSVCKLGTERETLSFCHICFELNLEGIPKSDLLHTRSLRGHRDCFEKFHLIANQSCPRSKLSKSTYAELKNILSKKINWIIQYAQNKDLDLDTEDSKQTEHRLFSFRRQRERKLLPQFDSQVPKYSAKWIDGNSGSISNCSQNILKPRESSDFKLDVLQQTGTAFCCGSSLWSNHNQSSESEKTKEDSDTSVQRRYPQYSREQLNMMTLGEVEQLNKKFLKQIQESSGMVQH, encoded by the exons ATGAGTAAAAGCTGCAAGTCTGTTCCAGTTTTTAG gGACACTATGAACGAAGAGCAGTTTGTTAACATTGATTTGAATGATGATAATGTTTGCAGTGTGTGCAAATTAGGAACAGAAAGGGAGACACTCTCATTTTGCCATATTTGTTTTGAGCTAAACCTTGAAG GTATACCAAAATCTGATCTTCTGCATACAAGATCATTAAGGGGACACAGAGACTGCTTTGAGAAGTTCCATTTAATAGCAAATCAGAGTTGCCCACGGTCAAAACTTTCTAAGAGTACATATGCAGAACTGAAAAATATCTTGAGCAAAAAAATTAACTGGATTATACAATATGCACAAAACAAAGATTTGGATTTGGATACTGAAGATTCAAAACAAACGGAGCACCGGCTTTTTAGCTTTAgacgtcagagagagagaaagctactTCCACAATTTGATTCTCAGGTCCCTAAATATTCTGCAAAATGGATAGATGGGAACTCTGGGAGTATCTCAAACTGTTCACAAAATATTCTGAAGCCAAGAGAATCCAGTGATTTTAAACTTGATGTACTGCAACAAACGGGTACTGCATTTTGTTGCGGTAGTTCATTGTGGTCAAATCATAACCAGTCTTCAGAGTCAGAAAAAACTAAAGAGGACTCAGATACTTCTGTCCAAAGAAGATATCCCCAGTACAGCAGGGAGCAAT TGAATATGATGACTCTTGGGGAGGTGGAACAACTGAATAAGAAGTTTCTCAAGCAAATACAAG AATCATCAGGAATGGTTCAACACTGA
- the C3H21orf91 gene encoding protein EURL homolog isoform X2 — MNEEQFVNIDLNDDNVCSVCKLGTERETLSFCHICFELNLEGIPKSDLLHTRSLRGHRDCFEKFHLIANQSCPRSKLSKSTYAELKNILSKKINWIIQYAQNKDLDLDTEDSKQTEHRLFSFRRQRERKLLPQFDSQVPKYSAKWIDGNSGSISNCSQNILKPRESSDFKLDVLQQTGTAFCCGSSLWSNHNQSSESEKTKEDSDTSVQRRYPQYSREQLNMMTLGEVEQLNKKFLKQIQDVFEELTQQVQEKDSLASQLNVRHIAIEQLLKNCSKLPCLQMGRAAMKSNTSI; from the exons ATGAACGAAGAGCAGTTTGTTAACATTGATTTGAATGATGATAATGTTTGCAGTGTGTGCAAATTAGGAACAGAAAGGGAGACACTCTCATTTTGCCATATTTGTTTTGAGCTAAACCTTGAAG GTATACCAAAATCTGATCTTCTGCATACAAGATCATTAAGGGGACACAGAGACTGCTTTGAGAAGTTCCATTTAATAGCAAATCAGAGTTGCCCACGGTCAAAACTTTCTAAGAGTACATATGCAGAACTGAAAAATATCTTGAGCAAAAAAATTAACTGGATTATACAATATGCACAAAACAAAGATTTGGATTTGGATACTGAAGATTCAAAACAAACGGAGCACCGGCTTTTTAGCTTTAgacgtcagagagagagaaagctactTCCACAATTTGATTCTCAGGTCCCTAAATATTCTGCAAAATGGATAGATGGGAACTCTGGGAGTATCTCAAACTGTTCACAAAATATTCTGAAGCCAAGAGAATCCAGTGATTTTAAACTTGATGTACTGCAACAAACGGGTACTGCATTTTGTTGCGGTAGTTCATTGTGGTCAAATCATAACCAGTCTTCAGAGTCAGAAAAAACTAAAGAGGACTCAGATACTTCTGTCCAAAGAAGATATCCCCAGTACAGCAGGGAGCAAT TGAATATGATGACTCTTGGGGAGGTGGAACAACTGAATAAGAAGTTTCTCAAGCAAATACAAG ATGTGTTTGAAGAGCTGACTCAACAAGTACAAGAAAAAGACTCATTGGCTTCACAACTTAATGTCCGTCATATTGCTATAGAGCAGTTGCTAAAGAACTGTTCCAAATTGCCATGTCTACAGATGGGACGAGCAGCAATGAAATCTAACACATCCATATAG